The Candidatus Methylomirabilis sp. genomic sequence AGAGATCGAGGCTAGTCCGGGCCTTCTGCTTATGGCGCTGGGGTTAGGAAGCGTCGGTGCGCTGCTCGCCGCCATCGCGCCTGCCTTTGTGGCAAGCCGGATCGCGCCGAAAGACGCCATGCACCTCGGTTCCTTTGAGAGGACCTGGATGCGCCGCTCCCCGCTCGTGCTCCTGTGCGGCCTCCTGCTGCTCACTGCCTCGTTCCTATTGACTCGCCCGGGTCCGGTTGGCGGCGTTCCCCTTTTCGGCTATCTCTCCTTGGCCTGCCTCGTCTTCGGGGTTGCCTGTTTCACCCCCCATCTCTTACGCCTCATCGGGGCGGGCATCCATGCTCTCTGCGGAGGGAGGCGGGCGCCACTACTCACACTTGCCGCCGGCAATCTCTCATCGCAGGTCGGGCGGAGCGCGGTCGCGGTCGCCGCCATGATGACCGCCCTTGCGATGCTGGTTGGGCTGACCCTGATGATCGGCAGCTTCCGGCGGACGGTGGAGCTGTGGGTGGAGCAGACGATCAGGGCCGATCTCATGGTGTCGCCGGCGGCCCGCTTCGTCAAGGGAAGTCAGGCAACGCTTCCCGACACCTTCATCGAAGGCGCCGCTCGAATCCCAGGGATCGCTGCCCTTGACCCGTTCATCGGCCAGCGTATCGAGCTGTTGGGGCAGGAGGGGCTGCTCGCGGCGGGTGACTTCGAGGTGGTGGCGCGATACGGCAAGCTCCTGTTCAGGAGGGGGGAGTCGGCCACGATCCTTCAGCGCGCAAAGGCTGAGGGTGGGGTCATCATCTCAGAGAGTCTCGCGCTGTCCAGAGGACTCACCGAGGGGGACCGATTGCCTCTTTCTCTCCCTTCAGGCCGGGTCGAGCCTCCGATCATCGGTGTCTTCTATGACTACTCAACCGATGGCGGCAAGGTAGTGATGGATCGGAGCCTCTGGACGAAAACGGGGGGCGGGCACGGAGCCGACATCCTGGCGATCTATCTGCAGTCGGGCGCCGACGAGGCCGCGGTGCGGCAGCGGCTTCAGGCGATGGCGGGCGAGGATGGCGCAATCGCGCTCAACTCGAATCGAGCGCTGAAGGCCAGGGTCCTGGAGATCTTTGACAACACCTTTGCGGTAGCGCGCGCCCTGGAGCTGATCGCGATCCTGGTTGGCGTGCTCGGGATCTTCAACGTGTTGTGGGCCTCGGTCATGAGTCGCCAGCGAGAGATCGGCGTCCTACGGTCAGTCGGAGCGACGAGGACACAGATTGCCCGGATCGTCCTGGGTGAAGCGGGGCTCCTTGGCCTGTTAGCCGATCTGCTTGGCCTGCTTGCCGGCATCGCGCTGTCGCTGATCCTGATCCACGTCATCAACAAGCAGTCATTTGGCTGGACCATTCAGTTTCAGTTCTCCTGGTGGGTCGTCATGAAGTCGTCGATCATCGCGTTCGGCGCGGCCCTGCTGGCCGGCTACCTGCCCGCACGGCGAGCGGCCCGCATGAACGTCGCTGCAGCGGTGGTATATGAGGGTTAAGGGGTTCAATGTCTGGACAGTGGCGCTCCTCTGCCTCCTCATCGGGACTGTGGCGCCGATAGAGGCGGCCTTCCGGCAGGCGCTTCCCGGTTATCGATTCGCCTTTCCGCGGGACCACGCCTCACATCCCGACTTCAAGACCGAGTGGTGGTACTATTCCGGCCATTTGCAGACTGCGGACGGCCAGCGGTTCGGCTACCAACTGACCTTCTTCCGCGTCGGGGTCGATCCTGCGCTGCGGGGCGATAGCCGATCACGCTGGGCGGTTTCCGACCTGCACCTGGCCCACTTTGCCATCTCGGACCTCACGCACCGCCGCTTCCAATACTGGGAACGCCGCAGCCGCGGCGCCCTGGACTCGGCCGGCGCCTTGACGAAAGAGTTCAAGGTCTGGAACGGCTCGTGGGAAGCCAGTGGAGACGGGCAGGTCCAGCGTGTGACCGCTCACGTTCCAGGATATGCGATCAATCTCACCCTGACCCAGACGAAACCGCCAGCAATCCACGGCAGTAACGGCGTGAGCCAAAAGGCGGCGGGGCTGGGCCATGCCTCCCACTACTACTCGCTTACCAGGATGGCCGTCGAAGGAACCTTGACCGTCGCCGAGAAGCGGCAGGCTGTGGCCGGCTCAGCTTGGATGGATCACGAATTCGGGAGCAGCCAATTGACCGCATCGCAAGTCGGCTGGGATTGGTTCGCGATCCAGCTTACGGATGGCGTCGAGTTGATGCTGTATCAACTCCGCCTAACGGATGGCCGACCCGACCCCTGCTCTAGCGGCAGCCTGATCCATCCGGATGGACGCATTGAGCATCTGCCCTTGAGCGCCTTCCAACTCACGCCACAAGAGGTCTGGCAGAGCCCGAAGAGCGGTGGCCGATATCCGATCCGGTGGCGGATCCAGGTCCCCAGTCGCCGCCTCGACCTGTCTGTGCGGGCGGCGTTTCCCGATCAGGAGCTGGACACGAGAGGCAGCACCCTCGTGACCTACTGGGAGGGGTCGGTGTCAGTCGTGGGGACTGCGGGTAACCGACCGATCACCGGCGTAGGCTACCTCGAAATGACCGGTTACGCCGAGCCCTTCCGCCAGCCGCTCTAATGGGGAAGGAGCGACTGCCCTATCTCGGTCGGCCGGTTCGGGACCAGAAGCTGGTCAGCGCCACGGCGAGTCCGGAGTTCTGCATTCCAACCTCGATGGCAATCGTTCGGCAGATGGTAGGATCGAGGCCGAGCGCTTTCGGCACAACATACCCGCCAGCCAGCCCCAGGAGATTATGCAGGACTACGACGATGATGATGGGTAGAGCGAGGGCGGAAAGCTGCGGCTGATTCAGCGCGACAACAATGATGCCGATAATGAACATGACGACTCCCAACAGTGGCACGATCGCCCACGTGAGTGGGATCAGCGGCGCGGGATAGACGACAGCGGTGGCCGAGATGAGCACCGCCCAGAGCGGGAAGAGTCCGGCAATACGATCTATTCGGGTTCACACCGTTACTTCGTGTGCAACCCTGGTTAAACCTTCTCTCGCTACAGCTTTTCTGATAGGGTAACGTAACGCGAACACAGATCAACCCCTCTCTCAAGAAAGGAGTAACGTATGGAACGCACTCTCCGAATTCTCTTTCCCGGCTTCGTCCTTGGTTTCCTGGTAGCCCTACCGGTCCTTGCAGGCGCCGGACCGATCGCGGAGCGGCAGGAACGGCAGCAGGATCGCATCGCTGAAGGGATCGCGAGCGGCTCACTCAATCCCAAAGAGGCTACACGCCTCGAAGCCGAACAGACCAAGATCGAGGCCGAGAAGCGGGCCTTCTTGCGGGATGGGAAACTCGGACCTCGTGAGCGGGCCAAGCTTCGACGAGACCAGAACCGCGCGTCCCGTCACATTTACAAGGAAAAGCATGACTGAGTTGTTCCGTCTTATGATCTCATCCCGGAAATAGATCCGCTTTCCCGTAACGAGGTCGGTCTTCTTCTCCGGCACGTCAGCAAGAGCCACATTGAAGACCTGCCCATCATAGGCCGGGTCGATCATCACGTAGTCCACCATCGCCCGCCGGTCATCGATCTTTAGCTTGAGAATCCCCGTCTGCTGTTCGAGGCGTTCGATGATCGTCGGCGAGATGCAGTCTCCGATCTGCACCACTATCCTGTCCCCCTTGCGGGTGACCTTGACCTCCGCCGTGGCTGGCTCGTGCCGGATAAATCTGCCGTATTTGAGGTCGGGTCTGGTTTCCAGTTCTTTCTTGAGTTCCTCCAGATCCAGCGGCGACCGAGCCCTTGCGCTACTACCGCCACCGTGCCGGATTCAGGTTGAATTAATTGACTGTTGGCGCTATCTATTATCCTAAGGCATCATCCTATGCGCATTAGGTCGTAGGCGTTGGCTCGTCCAACCCAATCGACCGTTCAGGTGAAAACGGCCTAAACGCATACAAGAACTGCCTGGTGATACTCCCTACCGGATAGGCATGATCGGCTACACCGCACTCGCCCGGTTCGTCTCGCGTGAGATAGGCCGTTCCGAAGATCCAGTCGAAGATGGAGAAGTTGTTGCCAAAGTTGCAGATCTGATATCGATGGAGGCGCGAATGATGCCAGCGGTGCATTTCGGGACCGACGAAGAGGTAGATTAGGAATCCGATCCGAAGGTTCAGGTTCGAATGGATGAACATGCCGAAAAAGGCGTCTACGGAGGCCCAGATCAGCATGGCATGGTCAGAAACGCCCAACACTAAGAGTGGCAGGAGGTAGATGGTGCGGTCGAGCAACTTCTCAACCGGGTGAAATCGCGCCGTCGATAACCAGTCCATTTCAATCGAACTGTGGTGAGTCTCGTGCAGACGCCACCACCACGTGTAGCGATGCTTCAAGCGATGCAGCACATAGAAGAGAAAATCGAGCACGAAGAGCAAGACGAGTGCCTGCACCCAGATCGGTTGATCGCTGAGTACATTCATCGTGTAATCAGGTAACGTCTGGTGGGCAGCGTAGGATAAACTGACTGCCAACGTGCCATTGATGACGATTCGCATGAGATAATAGATTGGGATATAGAATAGGTCGGCGAGGATGCCTTGCCGGAATATCGGTTGAGGTCGAAGCGGAGCCAGGCGCTCGGCGAGAAAGAACACGAAGGCCATTGCAGTAAAAATGAGAAGCAGCATCTGCGTCACCTCCACCTGTGCGTGGTGGCCAATGTACTACGACTCTTAGATCGCCGCAACAGGAAACACGCAGCGGAGGGAGTCTCATCGCCAATAGGGATTTGTCATAGTGACAATCTGCCAGAAGACCGTGAGGTGTTAAACGGAAACGGTAACAGAGGAGTTCGATCCTATGGTACTCTTTGATCAGCCTCTTGAAGACTGCGCCGCGGCTATGGAGGTCCGAACGTGAACAGGTTACAACACGGGGAGCGAGTCTCAATCGGGATTATAGGGTGCGGCCATTGGGGGCCAAATCACATCCGGGCCTTCCTGTCCCTGCCAGGGGTGTCCGTCTCCTGGGCGGTTGATCAGAGCAAGGATCGTTGCAGGAGTATTGCCGTGTCCTTCAGGCATGTTCGCGTTACGACGGACGTGCAGGAGGTTCTGAACGACGGGGGGGTTAACGCCGTCGTGATTGCTACACCAGCCGAAACTCACTGTGAGCTGGCAATCAGGGCCATCGAGGCTGGCAAGCACGTGTTATGTGAAAAACCGCTCGCATTGAGTTCGGCTGAATGTGAAAAGCTGATCGTTGCTGCGGCTGCCCGAGGCGTCGTCCTAATGGTTGGCCATGTCTTCCTGTTCAATACTGGCATCTTGAAGCTAAAAGAGATTATCGATTCCGATGGGTTAGGGAATCTCTATTATGGCTCGGCAATCCGAACCAACCTCGGGCCCATCCGTAGCGATACCAATGTGTCCTACGACCTAGCCTCTCATGAGATTTCCATTTTTAATTTCCTCCTTGGTTCAACACCGCTTATCGTCTCAGCGCGCGGACAGGCATTCCTGAAGCCAGGCATCGAGGATGTGGCGTTCATCACCTTGACCTACCCGAAAAGCATTATCGCTGGCATTACGGTCAGTTGGCTCAATCCACAGAAGGTCCGCGAGATCACGTTAGTTGGTGACAAGAAGATGGTGGTGTGGAACGATCTGGCGTTGAGCCCTGTGGCGATTCATGACAAAGGTACAGCACAGGAACCTTTCTACGATAGCTACGGCGAGTTCCAGCTCCTCGCACGGGAAGGCGATGTGACGATCCCGAAGATCCATACTGAAGAACCGCTTAAGCGCCAGGCCCGCTTTTTTATCGAGGCGATCAAGACGGGGACCGCAACGCTTTGCAGTGGAAAGTGTGGATTGGCAGTGATTCGGACGCTAGAGGCCATCAATGAATCAATGCTGAGAGGTGGCTCGCCTGTGGCGATCGAATCCAACAGGATCGGCGAGGGAAGGAAGACGCTGTGAATCGTTCAGGACTGGTTTTCATGCATAAGAAGGCACTCGTCGAGACTGATCGCATTGGGGAGGGCACACGTATCTGGGCCTTTGCGCATGTCATGTCGGATGTGACTATCGGGCGTAATTGTAACATCGGAGACCACGTGTTCATCGAATCCCACGCCACACTTGGCGACAACGTGACAGTCAAGAACGGGGTCTCGATCTGGGAGCATGTCCACATGGCCGATAACGTCTTCGTCGGTCCAAATGTTACGCTGACAAACGACCGCTTCCCACGGCGCAGCGAAACCGGTTACCGGGCGGAAGAGACCTGGATCGAGGAGGGGGTCACGATCGGGGCGAATGCCACCATCCTCTGCGGTATTCGACTGGGTCGTCGAGCCTTTATTGGTGCCGGCTCGGTGGTGACGCATGATGTCGCCCCACACGCCTTAGTCTACGGCAACCCTGCGCGCCAACGTGGATGGGTGTGCTTCTGCGGCCGATCGCTCAAATGGAATAAGGGGGAGTGCTTAAGTTGCGCGATGTGCGGCCGTCGGTACGATGTGACGGAGTCAGGTGCCAGGGAGGTAGTCTAGTCACGATGGCGCGCTCAAGGCTAATCGGAGACGCTCGCATTGTGGCCATCCCGATTGCGTTTAATGAAGAGTACGCGATCGGGCGTGTGCTCGACCGCTTTGTAGGCACAGAGGGGGTAGATGTTGCGGTGGTCGATGACGGGTCAACCGACCGCACGCCAGTTATTATCGGCGAGAGAGGAGTGACCCTCATCCAGCGAGCCAAGTGCGGTGGAGCCGGCGCGGCGATCCGTACGGCCTACGTCTGGGCGCGAAACCAGGGCTATGAGATCTGTGTGATCATGTCCGGTAACGATAAGGACCGCCCCTGTGAAATCCACCGCTTGGTCAATCCGATTCTGAGTGGTAAAGCGGACCTTGTGCAGGGGTCCCGCTACCTTACCGACGGAACCCACGCCAATATGCCGCTTCATCGCCGGATTGCATCGGGATATATCCATCCCTTGGTGTTTTCACTAGTGGTGGGGCGCCGGATGACGGACACGACGAACGGATACCGTGCGGTGCGACTGTCGATGCTAGCTGACCCTAGAATCGATCTCGACCAACCCTGGCTCGAAAAATATGAGCTCGAGCCCTATCTGCTCTTCAAAGCGATCCGACTTGGGTATGCGGTGCGTGAAGTGCCGGTGACGAAGATCTATCCGCCCCCTCCCATGCGCTACACGAAGATGACACCCGTAGCCGACTGGTGGAGTATTCTGCGCCCGATCATCATCCTCGGGC encodes the following:
- a CDS encoding FtsX-like permease family protein, which gives rise to MHTWSIMRLTVLRHLWTNPVRVLVTVTGVAIGVATFTAIQATNESVLRSFMRAIDLVAGRATLEISGGEPGIDEWLLPAVQRVDGVSAAAPIMQTVASVADRPGEALLLMGVDLFAEDPFREYRLADSVRPPGIEELLSTDAIFVTAAFAEAHGLQKGGSLTLLVGSKRQRFTIKGLLTPQGPARAFDGNIAILDIAAAQVAFGKFGRLDRIDLVTDERVPLDEISARLATLLPPHLTVQRPDRRSHQVEKMLRAFRLNLTALSAIALLVSLFLVYNAVSLSVLERRRQIGVLRSLGLTRRAVAALFAAEGMALGLLGSLLGIGGGLLLGGALLQSVSRTVSTLYAYLRVEEIEASPGLLLMALGLGSVGALLAAIAPAFVASRIAPKDAMHLGSFERTWMRRSPLVLLCGLLLLTASFLLTRPGPVGGVPLFGYLSLACLVFGVACFTPHLLRLIGAGIHALCGGRRAPLLTLAAGNLSSQVGRSAVAVAAMMTALAMLVGLTLMIGSFRRTVELWVEQTIRADLMVSPAARFVKGSQATLPDTFIEGAARIPGIAALDPFIGQRIELLGQEGLLAAGDFEVVARYGKLLFRRGESATILQRAKAEGGVIISESLALSRGLTEGDRLPLSLPSGRVEPPIIGVFYDYSTDGGKVVMDRSLWTKTGGGHGADILAIYLQSGADEAAVRQRLQAMAGEDGAIALNSNRALKARVLEIFDNTFAVARALELIAILVGVLGIFNVLWASVMSRQREIGVLRSVGATRTQIARIVLGEAGLLGLLADLLGLLAGIALSLILIHVINKQSFGWTIQFQFSWWVVMKSSIIAFGAALLAGYLPARRAARMNVAAAVVYEG
- a CDS encoding lipocalin-like domain-containing protein; the protein is MRVKGFNVWTVALLCLLIGTVAPIEAAFRQALPGYRFAFPRDHASHPDFKTEWWYYSGHLQTADGQRFGYQLTFFRVGVDPALRGDSRSRWAVSDLHLAHFAISDLTHRRFQYWERRSRGALDSAGALTKEFKVWNGSWEASGDGQVQRVTAHVPGYAINLTLTQTKPPAIHGSNGVSQKAAGLGHASHYYSLTRMAVEGTLTVAEKRQAVAGSAWMDHEFGSSQLTASQVGWDWFAIQLTDGVELMLYQLRLTDGRPDPCSSGSLIHPDGRIEHLPLSAFQLTPQEVWQSPKSGGRYPIRWRIQVPSRRLDLSVRAAFPDQELDTRGSTLVTYWEGSVSVVGTAGNRPITGVGYLEMTGYAEPFRQPL
- a CDS encoding sterol desaturase family protein, which produces MLLLIFTAMAFVFFLAERLAPLRPQPIFRQGILADLFYIPIYYLMRIVINGTLAVSLSYAAHQTLPDYTMNVLSDQPIWVQALVLLFVLDFLFYVLHRLKHRYTWWWRLHETHHSSIEMDWLSTARFHPVEKLLDRTIYLLPLLVLGVSDHAMLIWASVDAFFGMFIHSNLNLRIGFLIYLFVGPEMHRWHHSRLHRYQICNFGNNFSIFDWIFGTAYLTRDEPGECGVADHAYPVGSITRQFLYAFRPFSPERSIGLDEPTPTT
- a CDS encoding Gfo/Idh/MocA family oxidoreductase, with translation MNRLQHGERVSIGIIGCGHWGPNHIRAFLSLPGVSVSWAVDQSKDRCRSIAVSFRHVRVTTDVQEVLNDGGVNAVVIATPAETHCELAIRAIEAGKHVLCEKPLALSSAECEKLIVAAAARGVVLMVGHVFLFNTGILKLKEIIDSDGLGNLYYGSAIRTNLGPIRSDTNVSYDLASHEISIFNFLLGSTPLIVSARGQAFLKPGIEDVAFITLTYPKSIIAGITVSWLNPQKVREITLVGDKKMVVWNDLALSPVAIHDKGTAQEPFYDSYGEFQLLAREGDVTIPKIHTEEPLKRQARFFIEAIKTGTATLCSGKCGLAVIRTLEAINESMLRGGSPVAIESNRIGEGRKTL
- a CDS encoding acyltransferase, translated to MHKKALVETDRIGEGTRIWAFAHVMSDVTIGRNCNIGDHVFIESHATLGDNVTVKNGVSIWEHVHMADNVFVGPNVTLTNDRFPRRSETGYRAEETWIEEGVTIGANATILCGIRLGRRAFIGAGSVVTHDVAPHALVYGNPARQRGWVCFCGRSLKWNKGECLSCAMCGRRYDVTESGAREVV
- a CDS encoding glycosyltransferase family 2 protein, producing the protein MARSRLIGDARIVAIPIAFNEEYAIGRVLDRFVGTEGVDVAVVDDGSTDRTPVIIGERGVTLIQRAKCGGAGAAIRTAYVWARNQGYEICVIMSGNDKDRPCEIHRLVNPILSGKADLVQGSRYLTDGTHANMPLHRRIASGYIHPLVFSLVVGRRMTDTTNGYRAVRLSMLADPRIDLDQPWLEKYELEPYLLFKAIRLGYAVREVPVTKIYPPPPMRYTKMTPVADWWSILRPIIILGLGLKR